The following are encoded together in the Brassica napus cultivar Da-Ae chromosome A9, Da-Ae, whole genome shotgun sequence genome:
- the LOC106368836 gene encoding uncharacterized protein LOC106368836 isoform X1 — protein sequence MRRKAAGSLKKKTDGITNPDPPSTSRVDLKRRRSVTFVDVDPHRSHSPEAQTGPSVDAKTSEFAFFNKLKSGFGLSSSEASKKVKQNPKDFESRAGGQIHNDAGTDLRAKDIIGNTTTCTFSTPIFNATRGSPLNLTRKDKDPGKKCSSGFNRDKDKFLGDNNNLSCRGSSDEKEEDFFSVKRKRLNQWVKHTWFPEITPHLSSHGGDLVSLLLTRLFPGTDEKHPCRFSKERTDRRTFLDSPGSKFFKRSHESYTEVDHGLQMEKKRAISWPENSIATNHVHCSCIPRDPQDFNFPFSYPKEPVYRPPLLTQKTSLLFPVEETLDSSLHFRNYKSLSLGYHGEDIGYSSEALPHDHREPSSALLLEWNTENASTRKTDDLQPSNHTELITCPNASSSSLADDPWRSDYSSSHDVVTRELYPLPLLSHYTSGSFLLPATNQTGHFEQRHMIDDEDVVAANQKLQTFHHANSSSSDCLTRGHTYYHSPSNSPLDHSPFRSPGREMVSFPFSSISNSDLLQASSPTTQSDRWWI from the exons ATGAGAAGAAAAGCAGCGGGAAGTCTAAAGAAGAAGACCGATGGGATCACGAATCCTGATCCTCCTTCGACCTCTCGAG TAGATTTGAAACGCAGGAGAAGTGTGACATTCGTGGATGTTGATCCTCATCGGAGCCATTCCCCTGAAGCCCAAACCGGACCAT CGGTTGATGCCAAGACCTCGGAGTTTGCCTTCTTTAACAAGTTAAAATCTGGTTTTGGTCTCTCCTCCTCTGAAGCTTCAAAGAAAGTGAAACAAAATCCAAAAGATTTTGAATCCAGAGCAGGAGGTCAAATCCACAATG ATGCAGGAACGGACCTCCGAGCTAAAGATATAATAGGCAATACTACTACTTGTACCTTCTCCACTCCCATTTTTAATGCAACACGCGGCTCACCTCTCAACTTGACTCGAAAGGATAAAG ATCCTGGGAAGAAATGTTCTTCAGGATTCAATAGAGATAAGGACAAATTTCTAGGGGATAACAACAACCTGAGTTGTAGAG GAAGCAGTGATGAGAAGGAAGAAGACTTTTTCTCTGTGAAAAGGAAGAGATTGAATCAGTGGGTCAAACATACTTGGTTTCCTGAAATCACCCCCCACCTTTCCTCACACGG GGGCGATTTAGTTTCTCTTCTCCTTACTCGGCTGTTCCCTGGAACCGATGAGAAACAT CCTTGTAGGTTTTCCAAGGAGAGGACAGATAGAAGAACGTTTCTTGATTCTCCTGGGTCGAAGTTTTTCAAGAGGTCCCATGAAAGCTATACAGAAGTTGACCATGGTCTGCAAATGGAGAAGAAAAGGGCCATATCTTGGCCGGAAAATAGCATTGCAACGAATCATGTCCACTGCAGTTGCATCCCAAGAGATCCCCAAGACTTTAACTTTCCCTTCTCATATCCTAAGGAACCGGTTTATAGACCTCCACTGTTGACACAGAAGACATCTCTGTTGTTTCCTGTTGAAGAAACTCTGGACTCTAGCCTCCATTTCAGAAACTACAAGTCTCTTTCACTGGGTTATCATGGAGAAGACATTGGATACAGCTCAGAGGCCTTACCACATGATCACAGGGAGCCTTCATCTGCATTACTCCTCGAGTGGAACACTGAGAACGCAAGCACCAGAAAGACTGATGATTTGCAACCAAGTAATCACACAGAACTCATCACGTGTCCAaatgcatcatcatcatctttggcTGATGATCCATGGAGGTCTGACTATTCTTCATCCCATGATGTTGTTACAAGGGAGCTGTACCCTTTACCTCTGCTCTCTCACTACACTTCAGGCAGTTTCCTCTTACCAGCAACAAACCAAACCGGCCATTTTGAGCAGAGGCATATGATTGATGACGAAGATGTAGTTGCAGCAAACCAGAAACTCCAGACATTTCATCACGCAAATAGCAGCTCATCAGATTGTTTAACCAGAGGCCACACATACTATCATAGCCCTTCCAACTCTCCATTGGATCATTCCCCTTTTAGATCCCCTGGACGTGAAATGGTATCCTTTCCGTTTTCCAGCATCAGCAATTCAGATTTGTTGCAAGCGTCAAGTCCAACAACACAAAGCGATCGGTGGTGGATATGA
- the LOC106368837 gene encoding zinc finger CCCH domain-containing protein 21-like → MPPKQQPKADLAKKQKQVEDKTFGLKNKNKSKNVQKYVQSLKQSVQPKPDASKVAAKKKKEEEKAREQELNELFKVAISQPKVPVGVDPKSILCEFFKHGQCQKGFKCKFSHDLNIQRKGEKIDIYSDKRDEDGNMEEWDQETLEKVVESKKNEYNQNKPTDIVCKYFLDAVEKKQYGWFWACPNGGKECHYRHALPPGYILKSQMKALLEEESQKMPVEEVIENERAKLKTATQMTPALFMEWKRKKIAERDAGLAASQAERAKNDRMSGRELFLSNASLFVDDAEAFEEYQREKEEEEIEQKAKDKEAEAPGTSKSSGDAEQSSKKVDEEDEDDDDDDLDMDELDELEASLSKTSIQIREPND, encoded by the exons ATGCCCCCAAAGCAACAACCGAAGGCCGATTTGGCTAAAAAGCAGAAGCAAGTGGAAGACAAGACTTTCGGTCtgaaaaacaagaacaagagcaAGAATGTTCAGAAGTATGTCCAGAGTCTCAAGCAATCTGTTCAGCCTAAACCCGACGCCTCTAAAGTTGCTGCCAAG aaaaagaaagaggaagAGAAAGCGAGAGAACAAGAGTTGAATGAGTTGTTTAAGGTTGCCATTAGTCAGCCCAAAGTTCCTGTTG GTGTGGATCCAAAGTCCATCCTGTGTGAGTTTTTCAAGCATGGGCAGTGTCAAAAGGGATTTAAGTGCAAGTTCTCTCATGATTTGAACATTCAGAGGAAGGGTGAGAAGATCGATATTTACAGCGATAAGCGTGATGAAG ATGGAAATATGGAGGAGTGGGATCAGGAGACCCTTGAAAAGGTTGTGGAATCaaagaaaaatgaatataaCCAGAATAAGCCTACTGATATT GTTTGCAAGTATTTTCTGGACGCGGTGGAAAAGAAACAGTATGGGTGGTTCTGGGCTTGCCCCAATGGTGGCAAAGAGTGTCATTACAGACACGCTCTTCCTCCTGGTTATATCCTTAAATCCCAAATGAAGGCTCTCTTGGAAGAGGAGTCACAAAAGATGCCAGTTGAAGAAGTAATCGAGAATGAG CGTGCAAAACTGAAAACGGCAACACAAATGACACCTGCGCTGTTTATGGAATGGAAGAGGAAGAAAATAGCAGAGAGAGATGCAGGTTTGGCTGCTTCTCAAGCCGAGAGAGCTAAGAACGACCGTATGAG TGGTCGGGAGCTGTTTCTGTCCAATGCAAGCTTGTTTGTGGACGATGCTGAGGCTTTTGAAGAATACCAGAGggaaaaagaagaggaagagattgAACAGAAg GCAAAGGACAAAGAAGCAGAGGCCCCTGGGACAAGCAAGAGCAGTGGTGATGCTGAACAGAGTTCGAAAAAAGTGGATGAAGAGgacgaagatgatgatgatgatgatttggacATGGATGAGCTTGATGAACTGGAAGCAAGCTTGTCGAAAACTTCGATCCAGATTCGTGAGCCAAACGATTAA
- the LOC106368836 gene encoding uncharacterized protein LOC106368836 isoform X3: protein MRRKAAGSLKKKTDGITNPDPPSTSRVDLKRRRSVTFVDVDPHRSHSPEAQTGPSVDAKTSEFAFFNKLKSGFGLSSSEASKKVKQNPKDFESRAGGQIHNGTDLRAKDIIGNTTTCTFSTPIFNATRGSPLNLTRKDKDPGKKCSSGFNRDKDKFLGDNNNLSCRGSSDEKEEDFFSVKRKRLNQWVKHTWFPEITPHLSSHGGDLVSLLLTRLFPGTDEKHPCRFSKERTDRRTFLDSPGSKFFKRSHESYTEVDHGLQMEKKRAISWPENSIATNHVHCSCIPRDPQDFNFPFSYPKEPVYRPPLLTQKTSLLFPVEETLDSSLHFRNYKSLSLGYHGEDIGYSSEALPHDHREPSSALLLEWNTENASTRKTDDLQPSNHTELITCPNASSSSLADDPWRSDYSSSHDVVTRELYPLPLLSHYTSGSFLLPATNQTGHFEQRHMIDDEDVVAANQKLQTFHHANSSSSDCLTRGHTYYHSPSNSPLDHSPFRSPGREMVSFPFSSISNSDLLQASSPTTQSDRWWI, encoded by the exons ATGAGAAGAAAAGCAGCGGGAAGTCTAAAGAAGAAGACCGATGGGATCACGAATCCTGATCCTCCTTCGACCTCTCGAG TAGATTTGAAACGCAGGAGAAGTGTGACATTCGTGGATGTTGATCCTCATCGGAGCCATTCCCCTGAAGCCCAAACCGGACCAT CGGTTGATGCCAAGACCTCGGAGTTTGCCTTCTTTAACAAGTTAAAATCTGGTTTTGGTCTCTCCTCCTCTGAAGCTTCAAAGAAAGTGAAACAAAATCCAAAAGATTTTGAATCCAGAGCAGGAGGTCAAATCCACAATG GAACGGACCTCCGAGCTAAAGATATAATAGGCAATACTACTACTTGTACCTTCTCCACTCCCATTTTTAATGCAACACGCGGCTCACCTCTCAACTTGACTCGAAAGGATAAAG ATCCTGGGAAGAAATGTTCTTCAGGATTCAATAGAGATAAGGACAAATTTCTAGGGGATAACAACAACCTGAGTTGTAGAG GAAGCAGTGATGAGAAGGAAGAAGACTTTTTCTCTGTGAAAAGGAAGAGATTGAATCAGTGGGTCAAACATACTTGGTTTCCTGAAATCACCCCCCACCTTTCCTCACACGG GGGCGATTTAGTTTCTCTTCTCCTTACTCGGCTGTTCCCTGGAACCGATGAGAAACAT CCTTGTAGGTTTTCCAAGGAGAGGACAGATAGAAGAACGTTTCTTGATTCTCCTGGGTCGAAGTTTTTCAAGAGGTCCCATGAAAGCTATACAGAAGTTGACCATGGTCTGCAAATGGAGAAGAAAAGGGCCATATCTTGGCCGGAAAATAGCATTGCAACGAATCATGTCCACTGCAGTTGCATCCCAAGAGATCCCCAAGACTTTAACTTTCCCTTCTCATATCCTAAGGAACCGGTTTATAGACCTCCACTGTTGACACAGAAGACATCTCTGTTGTTTCCTGTTGAAGAAACTCTGGACTCTAGCCTCCATTTCAGAAACTACAAGTCTCTTTCACTGGGTTATCATGGAGAAGACATTGGATACAGCTCAGAGGCCTTACCACATGATCACAGGGAGCCTTCATCTGCATTACTCCTCGAGTGGAACACTGAGAACGCAAGCACCAGAAAGACTGATGATTTGCAACCAAGTAATCACACAGAACTCATCACGTGTCCAaatgcatcatcatcatctttggcTGATGATCCATGGAGGTCTGACTATTCTTCATCCCATGATGTTGTTACAAGGGAGCTGTACCCTTTACCTCTGCTCTCTCACTACACTTCAGGCAGTTTCCTCTTACCAGCAACAAACCAAACCGGCCATTTTGAGCAGAGGCATATGATTGATGACGAAGATGTAGTTGCAGCAAACCAGAAACTCCAGACATTTCATCACGCAAATAGCAGCTCATCAGATTGTTTAACCAGAGGCCACACATACTATCATAGCCCTTCCAACTCTCCATTGGATCATTCCCCTTTTAGATCCCCTGGACGTGAAATGGTATCCTTTCCGTTTTCCAGCATCAGCAATTCAGATTTGTTGCAAGCGTCAAGTCCAACAACACAAAGCGATCGGTGGTGGATATGA
- the LOC106368836 gene encoding uncharacterized protein LOC106368836 isoform X4 translates to MRRKAAGSLKKKTDGITNPDPPSTSRDLKRRRSVTFVDVDPHRSHSPEAQTGPSVDAKTSEFAFFNKLKSGFGLSSSEASKKVKQNPKDFESRAGGQIHNGTDLRAKDIIGNTTTCTFSTPIFNATRGSPLNLTRKDKDPGKKCSSGFNRDKDKFLGDNNNLSCRGSSDEKEEDFFSVKRKRLNQWVKHTWFPEITPHLSSHGGDLVSLLLTRLFPGTDEKHPCRFSKERTDRRTFLDSPGSKFFKRSHESYTEVDHGLQMEKKRAISWPENSIATNHVHCSCIPRDPQDFNFPFSYPKEPVYRPPLLTQKTSLLFPVEETLDSSLHFRNYKSLSLGYHGEDIGYSSEALPHDHREPSSALLLEWNTENASTRKTDDLQPSNHTELITCPNASSSSLADDPWRSDYSSSHDVVTRELYPLPLLSHYTSGSFLLPATNQTGHFEQRHMIDDEDVVAANQKLQTFHHANSSSSDCLTRGHTYYHSPSNSPLDHSPFRSPGREMVSFPFSSISNSDLLQASSPTTQSDRWWI, encoded by the exons ATGAGAAGAAAAGCAGCGGGAAGTCTAAAGAAGAAGACCGATGGGATCACGAATCCTGATCCTCCTTCGACCTCTCGAG ATTTGAAACGCAGGAGAAGTGTGACATTCGTGGATGTTGATCCTCATCGGAGCCATTCCCCTGAAGCCCAAACCGGACCAT CGGTTGATGCCAAGACCTCGGAGTTTGCCTTCTTTAACAAGTTAAAATCTGGTTTTGGTCTCTCCTCCTCTGAAGCTTCAAAGAAAGTGAAACAAAATCCAAAAGATTTTGAATCCAGAGCAGGAGGTCAAATCCACAATG GAACGGACCTCCGAGCTAAAGATATAATAGGCAATACTACTACTTGTACCTTCTCCACTCCCATTTTTAATGCAACACGCGGCTCACCTCTCAACTTGACTCGAAAGGATAAAG ATCCTGGGAAGAAATGTTCTTCAGGATTCAATAGAGATAAGGACAAATTTCTAGGGGATAACAACAACCTGAGTTGTAGAG GAAGCAGTGATGAGAAGGAAGAAGACTTTTTCTCTGTGAAAAGGAAGAGATTGAATCAGTGGGTCAAACATACTTGGTTTCCTGAAATCACCCCCCACCTTTCCTCACACGG GGGCGATTTAGTTTCTCTTCTCCTTACTCGGCTGTTCCCTGGAACCGATGAGAAACAT CCTTGTAGGTTTTCCAAGGAGAGGACAGATAGAAGAACGTTTCTTGATTCTCCTGGGTCGAAGTTTTTCAAGAGGTCCCATGAAAGCTATACAGAAGTTGACCATGGTCTGCAAATGGAGAAGAAAAGGGCCATATCTTGGCCGGAAAATAGCATTGCAACGAATCATGTCCACTGCAGTTGCATCCCAAGAGATCCCCAAGACTTTAACTTTCCCTTCTCATATCCTAAGGAACCGGTTTATAGACCTCCACTGTTGACACAGAAGACATCTCTGTTGTTTCCTGTTGAAGAAACTCTGGACTCTAGCCTCCATTTCAGAAACTACAAGTCTCTTTCACTGGGTTATCATGGAGAAGACATTGGATACAGCTCAGAGGCCTTACCACATGATCACAGGGAGCCTTCATCTGCATTACTCCTCGAGTGGAACACTGAGAACGCAAGCACCAGAAAGACTGATGATTTGCAACCAAGTAATCACACAGAACTCATCACGTGTCCAaatgcatcatcatcatctttggcTGATGATCCATGGAGGTCTGACTATTCTTCATCCCATGATGTTGTTACAAGGGAGCTGTACCCTTTACCTCTGCTCTCTCACTACACTTCAGGCAGTTTCCTCTTACCAGCAACAAACCAAACCGGCCATTTTGAGCAGAGGCATATGATTGATGACGAAGATGTAGTTGCAGCAAACCAGAAACTCCAGACATTTCATCACGCAAATAGCAGCTCATCAGATTGTTTAACCAGAGGCCACACATACTATCATAGCCCTTCCAACTCTCCATTGGATCATTCCCCTTTTAGATCCCCTGGACGTGAAATGGTATCCTTTCCGTTTTCCAGCATCAGCAATTCAGATTTGTTGCAAGCGTCAAGTCCAACAACACAAAGCGATCGGTGGTGGATATGA
- the LOC106368836 gene encoding uncharacterized protein LOC106368836 isoform X5 yields the protein MRRKAAGSLKKKTDGITNPDPPSTSRVDLKRRRSVTFVDVDPHRSHSPEAQTGPSVDAKTSEFAFFNKLKSGFGLSSSEASKKVKQNPKDFESRAGGQIHNDAGTDLRAKDIIGNTTTCTFSTPIFNATRGSPLNLTRKDKGFNRDKDKFLGDNNNLSCRGSSDEKEEDFFSVKRKRLNQWVKHTWFPEITPHLSSHGGDLVSLLLTRLFPGTDEKHPCRFSKERTDRRTFLDSPGSKFFKRSHESYTEVDHGLQMEKKRAISWPENSIATNHVHCSCIPRDPQDFNFPFSYPKEPVYRPPLLTQKTSLLFPVEETLDSSLHFRNYKSLSLGYHGEDIGYSSEALPHDHREPSSALLLEWNTENASTRKTDDLQPSNHTELITCPNASSSSLADDPWRSDYSSSHDVVTRELYPLPLLSHYTSGSFLLPATNQTGHFEQRHMIDDEDVVAANQKLQTFHHANSSSSDCLTRGHTYYHSPSNSPLDHSPFRSPGREMVSFPFSSISNSDLLQASSPTTQSDRWWI from the exons ATGAGAAGAAAAGCAGCGGGAAGTCTAAAGAAGAAGACCGATGGGATCACGAATCCTGATCCTCCTTCGACCTCTCGAG TAGATTTGAAACGCAGGAGAAGTGTGACATTCGTGGATGTTGATCCTCATCGGAGCCATTCCCCTGAAGCCCAAACCGGACCAT CGGTTGATGCCAAGACCTCGGAGTTTGCCTTCTTTAACAAGTTAAAATCTGGTTTTGGTCTCTCCTCCTCTGAAGCTTCAAAGAAAGTGAAACAAAATCCAAAAGATTTTGAATCCAGAGCAGGAGGTCAAATCCACAATG ATGCAGGAACGGACCTCCGAGCTAAAGATATAATAGGCAATACTACTACTTGTACCTTCTCCACTCCCATTTTTAATGCAACACGCGGCTCACCTCTCAACTTGACTCGAAAGGATAAAG GATTCAATAGAGATAAGGACAAATTTCTAGGGGATAACAACAACCTGAGTTGTAGAG GAAGCAGTGATGAGAAGGAAGAAGACTTTTTCTCTGTGAAAAGGAAGAGATTGAATCAGTGGGTCAAACATACTTGGTTTCCTGAAATCACCCCCCACCTTTCCTCACACGG GGGCGATTTAGTTTCTCTTCTCCTTACTCGGCTGTTCCCTGGAACCGATGAGAAACAT CCTTGTAGGTTTTCCAAGGAGAGGACAGATAGAAGAACGTTTCTTGATTCTCCTGGGTCGAAGTTTTTCAAGAGGTCCCATGAAAGCTATACAGAAGTTGACCATGGTCTGCAAATGGAGAAGAAAAGGGCCATATCTTGGCCGGAAAATAGCATTGCAACGAATCATGTCCACTGCAGTTGCATCCCAAGAGATCCCCAAGACTTTAACTTTCCCTTCTCATATCCTAAGGAACCGGTTTATAGACCTCCACTGTTGACACAGAAGACATCTCTGTTGTTTCCTGTTGAAGAAACTCTGGACTCTAGCCTCCATTTCAGAAACTACAAGTCTCTTTCACTGGGTTATCATGGAGAAGACATTGGATACAGCTCAGAGGCCTTACCACATGATCACAGGGAGCCTTCATCTGCATTACTCCTCGAGTGGAACACTGAGAACGCAAGCACCAGAAAGACTGATGATTTGCAACCAAGTAATCACACAGAACTCATCACGTGTCCAaatgcatcatcatcatctttggcTGATGATCCATGGAGGTCTGACTATTCTTCATCCCATGATGTTGTTACAAGGGAGCTGTACCCTTTACCTCTGCTCTCTCACTACACTTCAGGCAGTTTCCTCTTACCAGCAACAAACCAAACCGGCCATTTTGAGCAGAGGCATATGATTGATGACGAAGATGTAGTTGCAGCAAACCAGAAACTCCAGACATTTCATCACGCAAATAGCAGCTCATCAGATTGTTTAACCAGAGGCCACACATACTATCATAGCCCTTCCAACTCTCCATTGGATCATTCCCCTTTTAGATCCCCTGGACGTGAAATGGTATCCTTTCCGTTTTCCAGCATCAGCAATTCAGATTTGTTGCAAGCGTCAAGTCCAACAACACAAAGCGATCGGTGGTGGATATGA
- the LOC106368836 gene encoding uncharacterized protein LOC106368836 isoform X2, producing the protein MRRKAAGSLKKKTDGITNPDPPSTSRDLKRRRSVTFVDVDPHRSHSPEAQTGPSVDAKTSEFAFFNKLKSGFGLSSSEASKKVKQNPKDFESRAGGQIHNDAGTDLRAKDIIGNTTTCTFSTPIFNATRGSPLNLTRKDKDPGKKCSSGFNRDKDKFLGDNNNLSCRGSSDEKEEDFFSVKRKRLNQWVKHTWFPEITPHLSSHGGDLVSLLLTRLFPGTDEKHPCRFSKERTDRRTFLDSPGSKFFKRSHESYTEVDHGLQMEKKRAISWPENSIATNHVHCSCIPRDPQDFNFPFSYPKEPVYRPPLLTQKTSLLFPVEETLDSSLHFRNYKSLSLGYHGEDIGYSSEALPHDHREPSSALLLEWNTENASTRKTDDLQPSNHTELITCPNASSSSLADDPWRSDYSSSHDVVTRELYPLPLLSHYTSGSFLLPATNQTGHFEQRHMIDDEDVVAANQKLQTFHHANSSSSDCLTRGHTYYHSPSNSPLDHSPFRSPGREMVSFPFSSISNSDLLQASSPTTQSDRWWI; encoded by the exons ATGAGAAGAAAAGCAGCGGGAAGTCTAAAGAAGAAGACCGATGGGATCACGAATCCTGATCCTCCTTCGACCTCTCGAG ATTTGAAACGCAGGAGAAGTGTGACATTCGTGGATGTTGATCCTCATCGGAGCCATTCCCCTGAAGCCCAAACCGGACCAT CGGTTGATGCCAAGACCTCGGAGTTTGCCTTCTTTAACAAGTTAAAATCTGGTTTTGGTCTCTCCTCCTCTGAAGCTTCAAAGAAAGTGAAACAAAATCCAAAAGATTTTGAATCCAGAGCAGGAGGTCAAATCCACAATG ATGCAGGAACGGACCTCCGAGCTAAAGATATAATAGGCAATACTACTACTTGTACCTTCTCCACTCCCATTTTTAATGCAACACGCGGCTCACCTCTCAACTTGACTCGAAAGGATAAAG ATCCTGGGAAGAAATGTTCTTCAGGATTCAATAGAGATAAGGACAAATTTCTAGGGGATAACAACAACCTGAGTTGTAGAG GAAGCAGTGATGAGAAGGAAGAAGACTTTTTCTCTGTGAAAAGGAAGAGATTGAATCAGTGGGTCAAACATACTTGGTTTCCTGAAATCACCCCCCACCTTTCCTCACACGG GGGCGATTTAGTTTCTCTTCTCCTTACTCGGCTGTTCCCTGGAACCGATGAGAAACAT CCTTGTAGGTTTTCCAAGGAGAGGACAGATAGAAGAACGTTTCTTGATTCTCCTGGGTCGAAGTTTTTCAAGAGGTCCCATGAAAGCTATACAGAAGTTGACCATGGTCTGCAAATGGAGAAGAAAAGGGCCATATCTTGGCCGGAAAATAGCATTGCAACGAATCATGTCCACTGCAGTTGCATCCCAAGAGATCCCCAAGACTTTAACTTTCCCTTCTCATATCCTAAGGAACCGGTTTATAGACCTCCACTGTTGACACAGAAGACATCTCTGTTGTTTCCTGTTGAAGAAACTCTGGACTCTAGCCTCCATTTCAGAAACTACAAGTCTCTTTCACTGGGTTATCATGGAGAAGACATTGGATACAGCTCAGAGGCCTTACCACATGATCACAGGGAGCCTTCATCTGCATTACTCCTCGAGTGGAACACTGAGAACGCAAGCACCAGAAAGACTGATGATTTGCAACCAAGTAATCACACAGAACTCATCACGTGTCCAaatgcatcatcatcatctttggcTGATGATCCATGGAGGTCTGACTATTCTTCATCCCATGATGTTGTTACAAGGGAGCTGTACCCTTTACCTCTGCTCTCTCACTACACTTCAGGCAGTTTCCTCTTACCAGCAACAAACCAAACCGGCCATTTTGAGCAGAGGCATATGATTGATGACGAAGATGTAGTTGCAGCAAACCAGAAACTCCAGACATTTCATCACGCAAATAGCAGCTCATCAGATTGTTTAACCAGAGGCCACACATACTATCATAGCCCTTCCAACTCTCCATTGGATCATTCCCCTTTTAGATCCCCTGGACGTGAAATGGTATCCTTTCCGTTTTCCAGCATCAGCAATTCAGATTTGTTGCAAGCGTCAAGTCCAACAACACAAAGCGATCGGTGGTGGATATGA
- the LOC106368836 gene encoding uncharacterized protein LOC106368836 isoform X6, which yields MRRKAAGSLKKKTDGITNPDPPSTSRVDLKRRRSVTFVDVDPHRSHSPEAQTGPSVDAKTSEFAFFNKLKSGFGLSSSEASKKVKQNPKDFESRAGGQIHNGTDLRAKDIIGNTTTCTFSTPIFNATRGSPLNLTRKDKGFNRDKDKFLGDNNNLSCRGSSDEKEEDFFSVKRKRLNQWVKHTWFPEITPHLSSHGGDLVSLLLTRLFPGTDEKHPCRFSKERTDRRTFLDSPGSKFFKRSHESYTEVDHGLQMEKKRAISWPENSIATNHVHCSCIPRDPQDFNFPFSYPKEPVYRPPLLTQKTSLLFPVEETLDSSLHFRNYKSLSLGYHGEDIGYSSEALPHDHREPSSALLLEWNTENASTRKTDDLQPSNHTELITCPNASSSSLADDPWRSDYSSSHDVVTRELYPLPLLSHYTSGSFLLPATNQTGHFEQRHMIDDEDVVAANQKLQTFHHANSSSSDCLTRGHTYYHSPSNSPLDHSPFRSPGREMVSFPFSSISNSDLLQASSPTTQSDRWWI from the exons ATGAGAAGAAAAGCAGCGGGAAGTCTAAAGAAGAAGACCGATGGGATCACGAATCCTGATCCTCCTTCGACCTCTCGAG TAGATTTGAAACGCAGGAGAAGTGTGACATTCGTGGATGTTGATCCTCATCGGAGCCATTCCCCTGAAGCCCAAACCGGACCAT CGGTTGATGCCAAGACCTCGGAGTTTGCCTTCTTTAACAAGTTAAAATCTGGTTTTGGTCTCTCCTCCTCTGAAGCTTCAAAGAAAGTGAAACAAAATCCAAAAGATTTTGAATCCAGAGCAGGAGGTCAAATCCACAATG GAACGGACCTCCGAGCTAAAGATATAATAGGCAATACTACTACTTGTACCTTCTCCACTCCCATTTTTAATGCAACACGCGGCTCACCTCTCAACTTGACTCGAAAGGATAAAG GATTCAATAGAGATAAGGACAAATTTCTAGGGGATAACAACAACCTGAGTTGTAGAG GAAGCAGTGATGAGAAGGAAGAAGACTTTTTCTCTGTGAAAAGGAAGAGATTGAATCAGTGGGTCAAACATACTTGGTTTCCTGAAATCACCCCCCACCTTTCCTCACACGG GGGCGATTTAGTTTCTCTTCTCCTTACTCGGCTGTTCCCTGGAACCGATGAGAAACAT CCTTGTAGGTTTTCCAAGGAGAGGACAGATAGAAGAACGTTTCTTGATTCTCCTGGGTCGAAGTTTTTCAAGAGGTCCCATGAAAGCTATACAGAAGTTGACCATGGTCTGCAAATGGAGAAGAAAAGGGCCATATCTTGGCCGGAAAATAGCATTGCAACGAATCATGTCCACTGCAGTTGCATCCCAAGAGATCCCCAAGACTTTAACTTTCCCTTCTCATATCCTAAGGAACCGGTTTATAGACCTCCACTGTTGACACAGAAGACATCTCTGTTGTTTCCTGTTGAAGAAACTCTGGACTCTAGCCTCCATTTCAGAAACTACAAGTCTCTTTCACTGGGTTATCATGGAGAAGACATTGGATACAGCTCAGAGGCCTTACCACATGATCACAGGGAGCCTTCATCTGCATTACTCCTCGAGTGGAACACTGAGAACGCAAGCACCAGAAAGACTGATGATTTGCAACCAAGTAATCACACAGAACTCATCACGTGTCCAaatgcatcatcatcatctttggcTGATGATCCATGGAGGTCTGACTATTCTTCATCCCATGATGTTGTTACAAGGGAGCTGTACCCTTTACCTCTGCTCTCTCACTACACTTCAGGCAGTTTCCTCTTACCAGCAACAAACCAAACCGGCCATTTTGAGCAGAGGCATATGATTGATGACGAAGATGTAGTTGCAGCAAACCAGAAACTCCAGACATTTCATCACGCAAATAGCAGCTCATCAGATTGTTTAACCAGAGGCCACACATACTATCATAGCCCTTCCAACTCTCCATTGGATCATTCCCCTTTTAGATCCCCTGGACGTGAAATGGTATCCTTTCCGTTTTCCAGCATCAGCAATTCAGATTTGTTGCAAGCGTCAAGTCCAACAACACAAAGCGATCGGTGGTGGATATGA